A stretch of Camelina sativa cultivar DH55 chromosome 18, Cs, whole genome shotgun sequence DNA encodes these proteins:
- the LOC104763238 gene encoding syntaxin-22-like, with amino-acid sequence MTWKIDAHTATTTNKCSSLSFSFSLRNNNMPSKKIADAKLAKDFQAVLKEFQKAQQTAAERETTYAPFVPQSALTPSYTVSEVDKAPRQRAQLQESKRQELVLLDNEIAFNEELIKEREQGIQEIHNQVGEVNEIFKDLAVLVNDQGVMIYDIDNSHAATSKGKTQLPQAAKTQRSNSSLTKSLLVIFGIVLLFVIIVLAA; translated from the exons ATGACATGGAAAATAGATGCGCACACTGCTACTACTACAAACAAATGCTCAAGtttgtctttttcatttagCTTAAGGAACAACAATATG CCAAGTAAGAAGATTGCAGATGCTAAGCTTGCAAAGGACTTTCAAGCTGTTTTAAAAGAGTTTCAGAAAGCTCAACAAACGGCTGCTGAAAGAGAAACCACCTATGCCCCTTTTGTTCCTCAATCCGCTCTTACCCCTAG TTACACGGTCAGTGAGGTAGATAAGGCCCCAAGACAGCGGGCACAACTTCAGGAGTCTAAAAG GCAGGAACTTGTGTTGTTAGACAACGAGATTGCATTCAATGAAGAACTGATTAAAGAACGAGAGCAAGGAATACAAGAAATCCATAATCAAGTTGGCGAGGTTAATGAAATCTTCAAAGATCTTGCGGTTTTGGTTAACGATCAAGGAGTCATGATAT ATGATATCGATAACTCCCATGCTGCAACTTCAAAAGGCAAAACTCAGCTGCCGCAAGCCGCGAAGACACAAAGGTCAAACTCATCTCTGA CCAAGAGCCTCTTGGTGATATTTGGCATTGTACTCCTGTTTGTGATCATCGTACTCGCAGCTTGA
- the LOC109130441 gene encoding agamous-like MADS-box protein AGL80, which translates to MKKVNELTTLCGITACAIIYSPYDTSPEVWPSNSDVRRVISEFKSLPDMHQHKKMVDQEAFLRQRIAKATENFRRQRTENRELEMIEVMFQFFMGNMGMFKSES; encoded by the exons ATGAAGAAAGTAAACGAACTCACGACTCTTTGTGGTATCACTGCATGCGCGATCATTTACAGTCCATACGACACTAGTCCTGAAGTGTGGCCATCAAATTCTGATGTGCGAAGGGTAATTTCAGAATTTAAGTCACTCCCAGATATGCATCAGCATAAAAAGATGGTAGATCAAGAGGCTTTTCTCAGACAAAGGATCGCGAAAGCCACCGAGAATTTTAGGAGACAACGAACGGAAAATAGGGAGCTCGAGATGATTGAAGTCATGTTCCAATTTTTTATGGGAAACATGGGAATG TTTAAGTCTGAATCATAG